The following proteins are encoded in a genomic region of Vibrio spartinae:
- the pyrD gene encoding quinone-dependent dihydroorotate dehydrogenase, with protein MLYRIARSGFFQLDAEKAHDLAIQNFKRFTGTPLDLLYRQHLPHRPVECMGLMFKNPVGLAAGLDKNGECIDAFGAMGFGFVEVGTVTPKPQPGNDKPRLFRLIEAEGIINRMGFNNQGVDQLIENVKKANYDGVLGINIGKNKDTPIEKGADDYLICMEKVYPYAGYIAVNISSPNTPGLRSLQYGEALDELLTLLKAKQAELAKLHDKYVPLALKIAPDLSDDELEQICQSLLRNNIDGVIATNTTLDRSIVTGMKHANEAGGLSGRPVQLRSTEVIRKLYQELGEQIPIIGVGGIDSYVAAKEKLLAGAKLVQVYSGFIYHGPGIVKDIVKNL; from the coding sequence ATGCTTTACCGTATCGCCAGAAGTGGCTTTTTCCAATTGGATGCCGAAAAGGCACATGATCTTGCAATTCAAAATTTTAAACGTTTCACCGGCACACCTCTCGATCTTCTTTACCGCCAGCATTTACCGCATCGTCCGGTTGAATGCATGGGCCTGATGTTCAAAAATCCGGTTGGATTGGCAGCAGGGCTGGATAAAAACGGAGAATGTATCGATGCATTTGGTGCCATGGGATTTGGCTTTGTTGAAGTTGGCACGGTAACACCAAAGCCTCAGCCCGGGAATGATAAACCTCGACTGTTTCGATTGATCGAAGCGGAAGGGATCATCAATCGCATGGGGTTCAATAACCAAGGTGTTGATCAACTGATCGAGAATGTTAAAAAGGCAAACTATGATGGCGTTCTGGGGATCAATATCGGTAAGAATAAAGATACTCCGATTGAGAAAGGCGCTGATGATTACTTGATCTGTATGGAGAAAGTTTATCCATATGCCGGCTATATTGCTGTCAATATCTCTTCACCAAATACACCGGGACTACGTTCGTTGCAGTATGGAGAAGCGTTGGATGAACTACTGACGTTATTAAAAGCAAAGCAAGCTGAATTAGCGAAACTGCACGATAAGTATGTTCCGCTTGCGTTGAAAATCGCACCGGATTTAAGTGATGATGAACTCGAACAGATCTGTCAGTCTTTGCTGCGCAACAATATCGATGGCGTGATTGCAACCAATACGACGCTGGATCGTTCAATTGTGACAGGGATGAAACACGCTAATGAAGCGGGTGGTTTGAGTGGTCGTCCGGTACAACTCAGAAGTACCGAAGTGATTCGCAAGTTATACCAAGAACTGGGTGAGCAGATTCCAATCATTGGTGTTGGTGGTATTGACTCTTATGTGGCCGCCAAAGAAAAACTGCTGGCAGGTGCTAAATTGGTGCAGGTGTATTCTGGTTTTATTTACCATGGGCCTGGTATAGTAAAAGACATCGTCAAAAATTTATAA